One window of the Streptomyces sp. TS71-3 genome contains the following:
- a CDS encoding GTPase, with protein MSESVYDAPLRDRLDALRELVGLSRTRVDSGTLAEAGRVLDEASARGRLSGRHTVIALAGATGSGKSSLFNALAGVTISDTGARRPTTSFPVACSWSDDAAPLLDRLGIPARLRRRPPHNPEAEAQLNGLILVDLPDHDSAAVAHREQVDRVLALVDAVIWVVDPEKYADAVLHDRYLRPMAGHAEVMFIVLNQVDRLPGEAADQVLDDLRRLLDEDGVALGEYGEPGATVLAVSAVTGRGIGELRGTIGQFVARRGAAGRRIAADVTAAAGRLRPVYAAGRHAGLSEEAREEFADRLAEAIGATAAGVAAERAWRRNANKACGSPWLRLWRWYEAWRFPRIRRSAQHTAADEATARQRVEQAVRTVAEEAAAGLPGPWAQAVREAAVRGARGLPRALDELALSVGDFDKPPRPGWWPLAVLAQATMTIMQIFGGLWLAGQIIGLCAPNLGLPVMLMAIGVIGGPGVDWGCRMAARGPARRYGLEAERRLREAAAGCGRARVLDPVSAELLRYAEVRGQYVRVLGPAQPTAARVG; from the coding sequence ATGAGTGAGTCCGTGTACGACGCGCCGTTGCGGGACCGTCTCGACGCGCTGCGCGAGCTGGTGGGCCTCTCCCGGACGCGCGTGGACAGCGGCACGCTCGCGGAGGCGGGGCGGGTCCTCGACGAGGCGTCGGCCCGCGGCAGGCTCTCCGGGCGGCACACCGTGATCGCTCTCGCGGGGGCCACCGGCAGCGGCAAGTCGTCGTTGTTCAACGCCCTCGCCGGGGTGACGATCTCGGACACGGGGGCGCGCCGGCCGACGACGTCGTTCCCCGTGGCGTGCAGCTGGTCGGACGACGCGGCGCCGCTGCTCGACCGGCTGGGGATCCCCGCCCGGCTGCGCCGCAGACCGCCGCACAACCCGGAGGCCGAGGCCCAGCTGAACGGCCTCATCCTGGTGGACCTCCCGGACCACGACTCGGCGGCGGTCGCCCACCGCGAGCAGGTGGACCGTGTCCTCGCGCTCGTCGACGCCGTCATCTGGGTCGTCGACCCGGAGAAGTACGCCGACGCCGTCCTGCACGACCGTTACCTGCGCCCGATGGCTGGACACGCCGAGGTGATGTTCATCGTGCTCAACCAGGTGGACCGGTTGCCGGGTGAGGCCGCGGACCAGGTCCTGGACGACCTGCGGCGGCTGCTCGACGAGGACGGCGTGGCCCTGGGGGAGTACGGCGAGCCCGGCGCCACCGTGCTGGCGGTGTCCGCGGTGACCGGCCGCGGCATCGGGGAGTTGCGCGGCACCATCGGGCAGTTCGTCGCTCGGCGGGGTGCCGCCGGGCGCCGTATCGCGGCCGACGTGACCGCCGCCGCGGGCAGGCTGCGGCCGGTGTACGCGGCGGGGCGGCATGCCGGGCTCAGCGAGGAGGCGCGCGAGGAGTTCGCGGACCGGCTCGCGGAGGCCATCGGCGCGACAGCCGCGGGCGTGGCGGCGGAGCGTGCCTGGCGCAGGAACGCCAACAAGGCCTGTGGCTCGCCCTGGCTGCGTCTGTGGCGCTGGTACGAGGCCTGGCGGTTCCCCCGGATCCGCCGGTCGGCCCAGCACACCGCGGCCGACGAGGCCACCGCCAGACAGCGTGTCGAGCAGGCGGTGCGCACGGTGGCCGAGGAGGCCGCTGCCGGGCTGCCCGGTCCCTGGGCCCAGGCGGTGCGGGAGGCGGCCGTGCGGGGCGCGCGCGGGCTTCCCAGGGCGCTGGACGAGCTGGCCCTGTCCGTCGGGGACTTCGACAAGCCCCCGCGGCCCGGCTGGTGGCCCCTGGCGGTGTTGGCCCAGGCGACCATGACGATCATGCAGATCTTCGGCGGCCTGTGGCTGGCCGGGCAGATCATCGGCCTCTGCGCGCCGAACCTGGGGCTGCCGGTGATGCTGATGGCGATCGGCGTCATCGGCGGACCCGGCGTCGACTGGGGCTGCCGGATGGCGGCCCGTGGCCCGGCGCGCCGCTACGGGCTCGAAGCGGAACGCCGCCTCCGGGAGGCGGCGGCGGGTTGCGGGCGCGCCAGGGTCCTGGATCCCGTCTCGGCGGAACTCCTGCGGTACGCGGAGGTACGCGGGCAGTACGTGCGGGTGCTGGGGCCGGCGCAGCCGACGGCGGCCCGGGTGGGGTGA
- the ettA gene encoding energy-dependent translational throttle protein EttA has translation MAEFIYTMRKARKAHGDKVILDDVTLSFLPGAKIGVVGPNGAGKSTVLKIMAGLEQPSNGDAFLSPGYTVGILLQEPTLNDEKTVLENVQEGVAGIKGKLDRFNEIAEQMATEYTDALMEEMGKLQEDLDHAGAWDLDAQLEQAMDALGCPPGDWPVANLSGGEKRRVALCKLLLEQPDLLLLDEPTNHLDAESVTWLEQHLAKYAGTVVAVTHDRYFLDNVAGWICEVDRGRLHGYEGNYSKYLETKQTRLKVEGQKDAKRAKRLKEELDWVRSNAKGRQAKSKARLARYEEMAAEAEKMRKLDFEEIQIPPGPRLGNVVVEIEKLNKAFGDKVLIEDLSFTLPRNGIVGVIGPNGAGKTTLFKMIQGLEAADSGTIKVGDTVKISYVDQNRANIDPKKTLWAVVSDELDYINVGQVEMPSRAYVSAFGFKGPDQQKPAGVLSGGERNRLNLALTLKQGGNLLLLDEPTNDLDVETLSSLENALLDFPGCAVVVSHDRWFLDRVATHILAYEGDSKWFWFEGNFESYEKNKIERLGPDAARPHRATYKKLTRG, from the coding sequence TTGGCTGAGTTCATTTACACCATGCGCAAGGCGCGCAAGGCGCACGGCGACAAGGTGATCCTCGACGACGTCACCCTGAGCTTCCTGCCCGGCGCGAAGATCGGGGTCGTCGGGCCGAACGGCGCGGGCAAGTCCACCGTCCTGAAGATCATGGCCGGTCTGGAGCAGCCGTCCAACGGCGACGCGTTCCTCTCCCCCGGCTACACCGTCGGCATCCTGTTGCAGGAGCCGACGCTCAACGACGAGAAGACCGTCCTGGAGAACGTGCAGGAGGGCGTCGCCGGCATCAAGGGCAAGCTCGACCGGTTCAACGAGATCGCCGAGCAGATGGCGACCGAGTACACCGACGCGCTGATGGAGGAGATGGGCAAGCTCCAGGAGGACCTGGACCACGCGGGCGCGTGGGACCTGGACGCCCAGCTGGAGCAGGCCATGGACGCGCTGGGCTGCCCGCCCGGCGACTGGCCCGTGGCCAACCTCTCCGGCGGTGAGAAGCGCCGTGTCGCGCTCTGCAAGCTGCTGCTGGAGCAGCCCGACCTGCTGCTCCTCGACGAGCCCACCAACCACCTCGACGCCGAGTCCGTGACCTGGCTGGAGCAGCACCTCGCCAAGTACGCGGGCACCGTCGTGGCCGTCACGCACGACAGGTACTTCCTGGACAACGTCGCCGGGTGGATCTGCGAGGTCGACCGCGGCCGGCTGCACGGGTACGAGGGCAACTACTCCAAGTACCTGGAGACCAAGCAGACGCGCCTCAAGGTCGAGGGACAGAAGGACGCCAAGCGCGCCAAGCGGCTGAAGGAGGAGCTGGACTGGGTCCGCTCCAACGCCAAGGGCCGCCAGGCGAAGTCCAAGGCCCGCCTCGCCCGCTACGAGGAGATGGCCGCCGAGGCCGAGAAGATGCGGAAGCTGGACTTCGAGGAGATCCAGATCCCGCCGGGTCCCCGGCTCGGCAACGTCGTCGTCGAGATCGAGAAGCTGAACAAGGCCTTCGGCGACAAGGTGCTCATCGAGGACCTCTCCTTCACGCTGCCGCGCAACGGCATCGTGGGCGTCATCGGCCCGAACGGCGCGGGCAAGACCACCCTGTTCAAGATGATCCAGGGCCTGGAGGCCGCCGACTCCGGCACGATCAAGGTCGGCGACACCGTCAAGATCTCCTACGTCGACCAGAACCGCGCCAACATCGACCCGAAGAAGACGCTCTGGGCGGTCGTCTCGGACGAGCTGGACTACATCAACGTCGGCCAGGTCGAGATGCCCTCGCGCGCGTACGTGAGCGCCTTCGGCTTCAAGGGACCGGACCAGCAGAAGCCCGCCGGCGTGCTCTCCGGCGGTGAGCGCAACCGCCTGAACCTGGCGCTCACCCTCAAGCAGGGCGGCAACCTGCTGCTCCTCGACGAGCCCACCAACGACCTGGACGTGGAGACGCTCTCCTCCCTGGAGAACGCGCTGCTGGACTTCCCCGGCTGCGCCGTCGTCGTCTCCCACGACCGGTGGTTCCTGGACCGCGTGGCGACGCACATCCTCGCGTACGAGGGCGACTCCAAGTGGTTCTGGTTCGAGGGGAACTTCGAGTCCTACGAGAAGAACAAGATCGAGCGGCTCGGGCCGGACGCCGCGCGTCCGCACCGCGCCACCTACAAGAAGCTCACCCGGGGCTGA
- a CDS encoding Cys-Gln thioester bond-forming surface protein has product MYRRGVTRFAAATLVSGLVVAGTIAAAGTSAADEAPQQHGGATATIGGLKTFGDAVIHDHGTNEKVSAGLFEMTVDNGGTLQTYCIDIHNPTQKDAKYQETPWSGTSLNGNPDAGRISWILQNSYPQVNDLAALAKKAGAKTLSEQDAAAGTQVAIWRYSDKADVDAVSPAAEKLADYLEEHAQSVAEPKASLTLEPPAVSGHVGEKLGPVTVRTNAGQVTVTPPMDAAVSGVKIVDRNGKPVTTAVNGSQLFFDVPQSAQDATATLTVQASTTVPVGRAFASDTRSQTQILAGSSESTVSAAATADWAKKGPIPALSAEKNCDRNGVDITATNEGDQPFTFQLMGLEHTIAAGKSETVTVPLQEDQAYDFAIKGANGFEKHFKGVLDCKTRSDSGMQPMSQPSPASAGGVSGGISGGDLAETGSSSATPLIAGIAIALVVIGGVAVFLVRKKKSPAQH; this is encoded by the coding sequence GTGTACCGGCGAGGTGTCACCCGCTTCGCCGCCGCGACCCTGGTGTCCGGCTTGGTGGTGGCGGGCACCATAGCCGCCGCGGGCACCTCCGCCGCCGACGAGGCGCCGCAGCAGCACGGTGGGGCCACCGCGACGATCGGTGGACTCAAGACGTTCGGTGACGCGGTCATCCACGACCACGGCACGAACGAGAAGGTCTCCGCCGGTCTGTTCGAGATGACCGTCGACAACGGCGGCACCCTGCAGACGTACTGCATCGACATACACAACCCGACGCAGAAGGACGCCAAGTACCAGGAGACTCCCTGGAGCGGCACCTCGCTGAACGGCAACCCCGACGCGGGCAGGATCAGCTGGATCCTGCAGAACTCCTACCCGCAGGTCAACGATCTCGCCGCGCTCGCCAAGAAGGCAGGTGCGAAGACCCTCAGCGAGCAGGACGCCGCCGCGGGCACCCAGGTCGCCATCTGGCGCTACTCGGACAAGGCCGACGTGGACGCCGTGAGCCCGGCCGCCGAGAAGCTCGCTGACTACCTGGAGGAGCACGCGCAGAGCGTCGCGGAGCCGAAGGCGTCCCTGACCCTGGAGCCGCCGGCGGTCTCCGGCCACGTGGGCGAGAAGCTCGGACCGGTAACGGTGCGGACCAACGCCGGCCAGGTCACGGTCACCCCGCCCATGGACGCGGCCGTCAGCGGCGTGAAGATCGTCGACAGGAACGGCAAGCCCGTCACCACCGCGGTCAACGGCAGCCAGCTCTTCTTCGACGTCCCGCAGAGTGCCCAGGACGCCACGGCCACGCTGACGGTGCAGGCGTCCACCACCGTCCCCGTGGGCCGCGCGTTCGCCTCCGACACCCGCAGCCAGACGCAGATCCTCGCGGGCTCCAGCGAGTCCACGGTCTCCGCGGCGGCCACCGCCGACTGGGCCAAGAAGGGCCCCATTCCGGCGCTCTCCGCGGAGAAGAACTGCGACAGGAACGGCGTCGACATCACCGCCACGAACGAGGGTGACCAGCCGTTCACGTTCCAGCTCATGGGCCTCGAGCACACCATCGCGGCCGGCAAGTCCGAGACGGTGACGGTCCCGTTGCAGGAGGACCAGGCCTACGACTTCGCGATCAAGGGCGCGAACGGTTTCGAGAAGCACTTCAAGGGCGTCCTGGACTGCAAGACCCGCAGTGACAGCGGCATGCAGCCGATGTCCCAGCCGAGCCCGGCGTCGGCCGGCGGTGTCTCCGGCGGCATCTCGGGAGGCGACCTCGCCGAGACCGGTAGCTCCAGCGCCACGCCTCTGATCGCGGGCATAGCCATCGCCCTGGTCGTGATCGGCGGTGTCGCGGTCTTCCTGGTCCGCAAGAAGAAGTCCCCCGCCCAGCACTGA
- a CDS encoding single-stranded DNA-binding protein, protein MNETLVTVVGNVATTPVFRELPSGSVARFRLAATARRRDPATGLWSDGHTNFFTVWAWRALGSNVSASLSVGEPVIVQGKLRVRNEERGGGQQWMSADIDALTVGHDLSRGTSAFRRAQRTDHSSGEQQPGAPGAGTGTSATTAPGDEPAWERDPVPEADPTPGEEPATGAPAPAETPG, encoded by the coding sequence ATGAACGAGACGCTGGTGACGGTGGTGGGGAACGTGGCGACCACACCGGTCTTCCGGGAGCTGCCGTCCGGATCGGTCGCACGCTTCCGCCTGGCGGCGACCGCCCGGCGCAGGGATCCCGCGACGGGCCTCTGGTCGGACGGGCACACCAACTTCTTCACCGTCTGGGCGTGGCGGGCGCTGGGAAGCAACGTGTCGGCCTCGCTGTCCGTGGGGGAGCCGGTCATCGTGCAGGGCAAGCTGCGGGTGCGCAACGAGGAGCGTGGCGGAGGGCAGCAGTGGATGTCGGCCGACATCGACGCCCTCACGGTCGGCCACGACCTCTCCCGGGGCACGTCCGCCTTCCGCAGGGCGCAGCGCACCGACCACTCGTCCGGCGAGCAGCAGCCGGGCGCGCCGGGAGCCGGCACCGGGACGAGTGCCACCACCGCCCCGGGTGACGAACCCGCCTGGGAACGGGACCCCGTACCGGAGGCGGACCCAACTCCGGGGGAGGAACCGGCGACCGGTGCACCCGCTCCGGCGGAGACACCGGGGTGA